From a single Osmerus eperlanus chromosome 8, fOsmEpe2.1, whole genome shotgun sequence genomic region:
- the LOC134024724 gene encoding zinc finger protein 271-like — protein MAPKRLQRERDSTRDSSALERNKLLKTISKTGSRETRVMETHHCDSCGKSLSSSNSLKNHIMIHTGEKPYSCDLCGKTFSRAGTLKVHHRIHTGEKPYSCDLCGKTFNQAGHFRAHRRIHTGEKPYSCDLCGKTFCLASTLNVHRRSHTEEKPFSCDLCGKTFRLAGTLNVHSRIHTEEKPFSCDLCGKTFSQACSLRGHRRIHTREKPYSCDLCGKTFSLASTLNVHRRIHTGEKPYSCDLCGKTYNQAGQLTVHHRIHTEEKPYSCYLCGKTFGRLESFRAHSWIHTGEKPYSCDLCGKTFTRVDSLRDHCRIHTGEKPYSCDLCGKTFSSASIFRVHSRTHTGEKPHSCKCCDKAFSTSGGLKKHSTIHTGKKPYSCPHCDYSGKTNGNLKSHLRIHNRKNPKQ, from the coding sequence ATGGCTCCaaagagactacagagagagagagactcaaccagagacaGCAGCGCCCTAGAGAGAAACAAGCTTCTGAAGACTATATCCAAGacaggatccagagagaccagagttatggagacacatcactgtgactcttgtgggaagagcctttcctcatccaaTTCCCTCAAGAACCACATaatgatccacactggagagaagccctacagctgtgacctctgtggtaaaacctttagccgggcTGGTACTCTCAAAGTTCAccacaggatccacactggagagaagccctacagctgtgacctctgtggtaaaacctttaaccAGGCAGGCCATTTCAGagctcaccgcaggatccacactggagagaagccctacagctgtgacctctgtggtaaaaccttttgcCTGGCTAGTACTCTAAACGTTCACCGTAGGAGCCACACTGAAGAGAAGCCcttcagctgtgacctctgtggtaaaacctttcgcCTGGCTGGTACTCTCAACGTTCACAGTAGGATCCACACTGAAGAGAAGCCcttcagctgtgacctctgtggtaaaacctttagccaggcttgcAGCTTAAGaggtcaccgcaggatccacactagagagaagccctacagctgtgacctctgtggtaaaacctttagcctggCTAGTACTCTCAAcgttcaccgcaggatccacactggagagaagccctacagctgtgacctctgtggtaaaacctatAACCAGGCTGGCCAATTAACGGTTCACCACAGGATCCACACTGAAGAGAAGCCTTACAGCTgttacctctgtggtaaaacctttggaCGACTTGAAAGTTTCAGAGCTCACAGCTGGATCCATACtggggagaagccctacagctgtgacctctgtggtaaaacctttacacGGGTTGACAGTTTAAGAGATCACTGCAGGATCCATACTGGGGAGaaaccctacagctgtgacctctgtggtaaaacctttagtagCGCTTCTATTTTCAGAGTGCACAGTAGGACCCACACTGGGGAAAAGCCCCACAGCTGTAAATGCTGTGATAAAGCCTTTTCTACCTCAGGTGGGTTGAAGAAACACAGCACGATCCACACAGGAAAGAAGCCTTACAGCTGCCCACACTGTGACTACTCAGGTAAAACAAATGGCAATCTGAAGAGTCACCTGCGTATCCACAATAGAAAAAACCCAAAGCAGTGA
- the LOC134024723 gene encoding sentrin-specific protease 6-like, translating into MATRQHASMFFGDEEDDMAELQPTFTGPIIKLMVYPPPPAKGGITVTNEDLHCLHDGEFLNDVIIDFYLKYLVLEKLKREEAQRSHVFSSFFYKRLNQRERRSLPDTTHLPIQKRKHNRVKTWTRHVDLFQKDFIFVPINESAHWYLAVICFPGLQGPQYEPNPMYQGPASAACSTQAPGPAPCPTPGPGLEDSFPDHCRPLSPERDDFLEPSDDPPANEALLEAHSNSNQPKGASASTEGGQEPPQTPGTRSNGQTEAQQQYTDGLHRISVTYGPGNGNNGSCAFSDDQSSCQDEYSEDGGLADDSLNQESSGWTSRPTLCKQPCILIMDSLRGPARSTVVKTLREYLEVEWEARKGSQRSFGKDVMKGSSPRVPQQDNFSDCGVYILQYVESFFENPLPSFHLPVNLSEWFPQQRMRTKREEIKELIRKIQTQQELDKKEAAQGSATGSPQEQDRGREGGVDTGSEPSCQPLS; encoded by the exons ATGGCCACGCGCCAGCACGCCAGCATGTTCTTCGGCGACGAGGAGGACGACATGGCGGAGCTCCAACCCACCTTCACCGGACCAATCATaaa GCTCATGGTGTACCCCCCTCCGCCAGCCAAGGGAGGCATCACTGTGACGAACGAAGACCTCCACTGCCTTCACGATGGAGAGTTCCTCAATGACGTCATCATCGACTTTTATTTAAA ATACTTGGTCTTGGAGAagttgaagagagaggaagctCAGAGGAGTCACGTGTTCAGCTCCTTCTTCTACAAGAGGCTCaaccagagggagaggaggagcctcCCTGACACCACTCACCTGCC GATACAGAAGAGAAAGCACAACCGCGTGAAGACATGGACCCGGCACGTGGATCTGTTCCAGAAAGACTTCATTTTTGTTCCCATCAACGAGTC AGCCCACTGGTACTTGGCAGTGATCTGCTTCCCCGGGCTGCAAGGCCCTCAGTATGAGCCCAACCCCATGTACCAGGGCCCGGCGTCAGCCGCATGCTCCACCCAAGCCCCAGGCCCGGCTCCATGCCCCACTCCAGGCCCGGGGCTGGAGGACAGCTTCCCGGATCACTGCAGGCCACTGTCCCCTGAGAGGGACGACTTCCTGGAGCCTTCTGATGACCCCCCTGCCAACGAGGCCTTATTGGAGGCTCACTCCAACAGCAACCAGCCAAAGGGGGCTTCGGCCTCTACAGAGGGGGGACAAGAGCCTCCGCAGACCCCCGGCACGAGGAGCAACGGACAGACTGAAGCCCAGCAACAATATACAG ATGGTTTGCACAGGATCAGTGTGACTTACGGACCGGGGAATGGGAACAATGGCAGCTGCGCCTTTTCTGACGACCAAAGCTCCTGTCAG gATGAGTATAGTGAGGATGGTGGCCTTGCTGACGATTCTCTCAACCAGGAGAGCTCAGGGTGGACCTCCAGACCCACCTTGTGCAAACA GCCTTGTATTCTCATCATGGACTCTCTGCGTGGCCCTGCCAGATCCACTGTTGTGAAAACGTTGAGAGA gtACCTGGAGGTGGAATGGGAGGCGAGGAAAGGAAGCCAGCGGAGCTTTGGGAAGGACGTGATGAAGGGCTCGAGCCCTCGAGTGCCTCAGCAGGACAACTTCAGCGACTGTGGAGTGTACATCCTGCAGTATGTGGAAAGCTTCTTTGAG AATCCACTTCCTAGTTTTCATCTCCCCGTCAACCTGTCGGAGTGGTTCCCACAGCAACGGATGAGGACCAAGCGTGAGGAGATTAAGGAGCTCATCCGGAAGATCCAAACTCAACAGGAACTGGACAAGAAGGAGGCGGCCCAGGGCTCGGCCACGGGCTCCCCCCAGGAGCAGgaccgggggagggagggtggtgtggaCACTGGGTCAGAGCCCTCCTGCCAGCCCCTCAGTTGA